The genomic region CCGCCCCAACTTCGTGGTGATCTTCACGGACGACCAAGGCTATGGCGATCTCAGTTGTTTCGGGGGCAAGCATGTTCACACCCCGCGCATCGATCGCATGGCCAAAGAAGGCGCCAAACTCACAAGCTTCTACGTGGCGGCCCCGGTTTGCACTCCGTCCCGAGCCGCGTTGATGACCGGTTGTTACCCATCGCGTATCGATATGGCGACCGGCTCGAATTTCGCCGTCCTGCTGGCAGGAGACCCCAAGGGGCTGAACCCCAATGAAATAACCATCGCCGAAATCCTGAAAACGGTCGGATACAAAACCGCCATCTCCGGCAAATGGCATCTCGGGGATCAACCGGAGTTTCTGCCCACTCGACAAGGGTTCGACGAGTTTTTTGGCATCCCCTTCAGCCACGACATTCATCCGTTTCACCCACGCCAGAACCACTTCAAGTTCCCGCCCTTGGCCTTGCTCGAAAACGAAACGGTCACCGAAATGGATCCCGACGCAGATTACCTGACCAAACGCATCACCGAACATGCGGTGTCATTCATTGAGCGCAACAAGGAAAACCCCTTCTTCCTCTACGTCCCGCACCCCATCCCGCATAAGCCACTCCATGTGGCCCCGCCGTTCATGAAAGGTGTGGCGAAGGAAATCACTGAGAAACTAAAACTCGAGAATGGCACGGTCGACTACAAGACCCGCGACCGTCTCTTTCGTCAGGCCATCAACGAGATCGACTGGTCGGTGGGGCGCATCCTCGACACCCTCAAAAAGCACGATCTTGACGACAACACGCTGGTGATCTTCACCTCCGATAACGGCCCCGCCATTGGCAGCGCCGGCCCGCTCAAAGGCCGCAAAGGCAGCACCTTCGAAGGCGGTATGCGCGAAGCCACAGTGATCCGTTGGCCCGGCAAAATTCCGGCGGGCAAAACCAATCCCAAACTCATGACCACCATGGATCTACTCCCCACCTTCGCCAAACTCGCCGGCGCCAAGCTTCCGAATGACCGCGTCATCGACGGCAAAGACGTCTGGCCGGTACTCACCGGCAAGGCGAGCACTCCGCATGAAGCCTTTTTCTACCACAGCCGCACCAACCTCAACGCCGTGCGCTCAGGCAATTGGAAGCTCCACGTTAACAAAGGCAAACCCACCCAACTGTACAATCTGGAAACCGATATCGGTGAAAAACAAAACGTGCTCAAGGCAAACCCTGACATTGTGCGTCGCCTCCAAAACCACCTTCAGGTGTTCACCAAGGATATCGCAAAAAACAGTCGGCCGGCCGCCTTTGTAAAAAACGCCAAACCCCTTTCCAAATAACTCATGAAACCTGCCTCACTCCTGAAGCTTGTTACTGAATTTCAAACACGCCAAACTCGACTGGTAACGAATCGTTCTCTGAAAATCACTCGTGTCCATTCGTGTTTACAAAAAGGAACAATCCAATGAAAAACTCCCCCCTCTGGCTCTGCCTCACCGCCCTCGCCTTCGCCCTCCACACCTCCCCGCTTCTGGCCCAGGAAGGTCAGGCGAATAAGCCGCGGGTGAATAATGAAAAGCCCGGTAGCCGCGGACAGGTGAAGCGCGTGCATCCGCATGCGCTCAAGCTGATCCTGCAGGGCAAGAAAAAGGAGGCCGCTGCCTACCTGTTTGAGACCTCCGCCTTTGAGGTAAATCCCAAACATACCCAGCTGTTGCTGGACATCGCCAACGACAAGCCCAACGCCTGGAAGTACGATGCCAAGACCTGGCCGTGGGAGCGTGTGCTGCCCGATACCTCACTCAAAAAAGATGCCCCGAGCGAGAAGTTCACCATCGCCTTTGGCGGCGGCTCAGGCTACGTGCCCGCCAACGAACGCGTGTGGAACACCATCGGCGCCATTGATCCACGCGCCATTCTCCTGCTCGGCGACAATGTTTACATCGACGACCCTGAAACACCAG from Limisphaerales bacterium harbors:
- a CDS encoding sulfatase, whose translation is MSLRLITILTTLWIGLPAQAERANRPNFVVIFTDDQGYGDLSCFGGKHVHTPRIDRMAKEGAKLTSFYVAAPVCTPSRAALMTGCYPSRIDMATGSNFAVLLAGDPKGLNPNEITIAEILKTVGYKTAISGKWHLGDQPEFLPTRQGFDEFFGIPFSHDIHPFHPRQNHFKFPPLALLENETVTEMDPDADYLTKRITEHAVSFIERNKENPFFLYVPHPIPHKPLHVAPPFMKGVAKEITEKLKLENGTVDYKTRDRLFRQAINEIDWSVGRILDTLKKHDLDDNTLVIFTSDNGPAIGSAGPLKGRKGSTFEGGMREATVIRWPGKIPAGKTNPKLMTTMDLLPTFAKLAGAKLPNDRVIDGKDVWPVLTGKASTPHEAFFYHSRTNLNAVRSGNWKLHVNKGKPTQLYNLETDIGEKQNVLKANPDIVRRLQNHLQVFTKDIAKNSRPAAFVKNAKPLSK